Proteins encoded within one genomic window of Agelaius phoeniceus isolate bAgePho1 chromosome 9, bAgePho1.hap1, whole genome shotgun sequence:
- the ENTPD1 gene encoding ectonucleoside triphosphate diphosphohydrolase 1 isoform X4 yields MSSTRTILVILGFLSTLAVIALIAVAVTQNQPLPKNIKYGIVLDAGSSHTNLYVYEWPAEKENDTGVVKQVEVCKVEGPGISGYSHATEKAGPSLAQCLQQAKEVIPSAQHKETPVYLGATAGMRLLRLQNESAADKVLSSVGNTLRSAPFNFQGARIITGQEEGAYGWITINYLLGNFKQSGWKKLLHSLKSLSETSGALDLGGASTQITFVSKDLTSESPENQLYFRLYGKDYQVYTHSFLCYGKDQALQQKLARDFQTVENSSLPDPCFHKGYERTINISDFFKNPCTSDKKKQLPFSQLYIKGEGDYQKCRENIKELFNKSNCPYSTCSFNGIYLPPLQGDFGAFSAFYFVMNFLNLTSEPNPFALNKVTSTIESFCARPWQEVKTEYHHVKEKYLSEYCFSGAYILSLLENGYEFTADNWQMIHFLGKIGSSDAGWTLGYMLNLTNMIPAEEPAGPPLSHGSYVGLMVLCSLVLVSVLLFAWLLFHKPKCLQKGIV; encoded by the exons ATGTCCTCAACCAGAACAATTCTAGTCATCCTGGGATTCCTCTCCACTTTGGCTGTAATTGCTTTAATTGCTGTAGCAGTGACCCAAAACCAGCCACTTCCGAAGAATATTAAG TATGGGATCGTGCTGGATGCGGGATCGTCCCACACCAACCTCTACGTGTACGAGTGGCCAGCAGAGAAGGAGAACGACACCGGGGTGGTGAAGCAGGTGGAGGTGTGTAAAGTTGAAG GCCCTGGGATCTCAGGTTACTCCCATGCCACAGAGAAGGCAGGCCCCTCTCTGGCACAGTGCCTACAACAAGCAAAAGAGGtgattccctcagcacagcacaaaGAGACACCCGTCTACCtcggagcaactgctggcatgCGGCTTCTCAG GTTGCAGAATGAAAGTGCAGCAGACAAAGTCTTGTCCTCTGTAGGAAACACACTACGCTCAGCTCCCTTCAACTTCCAGGGTGCCAGGATCATCACTGGTCAGGAAGAAGGAGCCTATGGATGGATCACCATTAACTACCTTCTGGGCAATTTCAAGCAG tctgGCTGGAAAAAGCTTCTGCACTCCCTGAAATCCTTAAGTGAGACATCAGGAGCACTAGACCTTGGAGGAGCCTCCACACAGATTACCTTTGTATCAAAGGACCTCACTTCTGAGTCCCCAGAGAACCAGCTCTACTTCCGTCTCTACGGCAAGGATTACCAAGTGTACACGCACAGCTTTCTCTGCTATGGGAAGGaccaggctctgcagcagaaACTGGCCAGGGAT TTTCAGACCGTGGAGAACAGCAGTCTACCTGACCCATGCTTTCACAAGGGTTATGAGAGGACTATAAATATTAGTGACTTCTTCAAAAACCCTTGCACATCAGACAAGAAAAAGCAATTGCCTTTCAGCCAGCTGTACATAAAGGGAGAGGGGGACTATCAGAAGTGCCGAGAAAACATCAAGGAACTCTTCAACAAAAGCAATTGTCCTTACTCCACTTGCTCCTTCAATGGGATATACCTACCTCCATTacaaggggattttggg gctttttctgctttctattTTGTGATGAACTTTTTGAACCTGACCAGTGAGCCAAACCCCTTTGCCCTGAACAAAGTGACCAGCACCATTGAGAGCTTCTGTGCCCGGCCTTGGCAAGAG GTGAAGACAGAATATCACCACGTCAAAGAAAAGTACCTGAGTGAATATTGCTTCTCTGGAGCCTACATCCTCTCTCTCCTGGAAAATGGCTATGAGTTCACTGCAGACAACTGGCAAATGATCCACTTCCTTGGAAAG ATTGGCAGCAGTGATGCAGGTTGGACCCTGGGCTACATGCTGAACCTGACCAACATGATCCCTGCAGAGGAGCCAGCCGGGCCCCCTCTCTCCCACGGCAGCTACGTGGGGCTGATGGTGCTGTGCTCCCTTGTGCTGGTGTCTGTGCTCCTGTTTGCCTGGCTTCTCTTCCACAAGCCCAAGTGCCTGCAGAAGGGGATTGTTTAG
- the ENTPD1 gene encoding ectonucleoside triphosphate diphosphohydrolase 1 isoform X1 — protein sequence MESAVLTAEVTGTKPKMSSTRTILVILGFLSTLAVIALIAVAVTQNQPLPKNIKYGIVLDAGSSHTNLYVYEWPAEKENDTGVVKQVEVCKVEGPGISGYSHATEKAGPSLAQCLQQAKEVIPSAQHKETPVYLGATAGMRLLRLQNESAADKVLSSVGNTLRSAPFNFQGARIITGQEEGAYGWITINYLLGNFKQSGWKKLLHSLKSLSETSGALDLGGASTQITFVSKDLTSESPENQLYFRLYGKDYQVYTHSFLCYGKDQALQQKLARDFQTVENSSLPDPCFHKGYERTINISDFFKNPCTSDKKKQLPFSQLYIKGEGDYQKCRENIKELFNKSNCPYSTCSFNGIYLPPLQGDFGAFSAFYFVMNFLNLTSEPNPFALNKVTSTIESFCARPWQEVKTEYHHVKEKYLSEYCFSGAYILSLLENGYEFTADNWQMIHFLGKIGSSDAGWTLGYMLNLTNMIPAEEPAGPPLSHGSYVGLMVLCSLVLVSVLLFAWLLFHKPKCLQKGIV from the exons ATGGAGAGTGCAGTGCTGACAGCTGAAG TCACAGGTACCAAACCAAAGATGTCCTCAACCAGAACAATTCTAGTCATCCTGGGATTCCTCTCCACTTTGGCTGTAATTGCTTTAATTGCTGTAGCAGTGACCCAAAACCAGCCACTTCCGAAGAATATTAAG TATGGGATCGTGCTGGATGCGGGATCGTCCCACACCAACCTCTACGTGTACGAGTGGCCAGCAGAGAAGGAGAACGACACCGGGGTGGTGAAGCAGGTGGAGGTGTGTAAAGTTGAAG GCCCTGGGATCTCAGGTTACTCCCATGCCACAGAGAAGGCAGGCCCCTCTCTGGCACAGTGCCTACAACAAGCAAAAGAGGtgattccctcagcacagcacaaaGAGACACCCGTCTACCtcggagcaactgctggcatgCGGCTTCTCAG GTTGCAGAATGAAAGTGCAGCAGACAAAGTCTTGTCCTCTGTAGGAAACACACTACGCTCAGCTCCCTTCAACTTCCAGGGTGCCAGGATCATCACTGGTCAGGAAGAAGGAGCCTATGGATGGATCACCATTAACTACCTTCTGGGCAATTTCAAGCAG tctgGCTGGAAAAAGCTTCTGCACTCCCTGAAATCCTTAAGTGAGACATCAGGAGCACTAGACCTTGGAGGAGCCTCCACACAGATTACCTTTGTATCAAAGGACCTCACTTCTGAGTCCCCAGAGAACCAGCTCTACTTCCGTCTCTACGGCAAGGATTACCAAGTGTACACGCACAGCTTTCTCTGCTATGGGAAGGaccaggctctgcagcagaaACTGGCCAGGGAT TTTCAGACCGTGGAGAACAGCAGTCTACCTGACCCATGCTTTCACAAGGGTTATGAGAGGACTATAAATATTAGTGACTTCTTCAAAAACCCTTGCACATCAGACAAGAAAAAGCAATTGCCTTTCAGCCAGCTGTACATAAAGGGAGAGGGGGACTATCAGAAGTGCCGAGAAAACATCAAGGAACTCTTCAACAAAAGCAATTGTCCTTACTCCACTTGCTCCTTCAATGGGATATACCTACCTCCATTacaaggggattttggg gctttttctgctttctattTTGTGATGAACTTTTTGAACCTGACCAGTGAGCCAAACCCCTTTGCCCTGAACAAAGTGACCAGCACCATTGAGAGCTTCTGTGCCCGGCCTTGGCAAGAG GTGAAGACAGAATATCACCACGTCAAAGAAAAGTACCTGAGTGAATATTGCTTCTCTGGAGCCTACATCCTCTCTCTCCTGGAAAATGGCTATGAGTTCACTGCAGACAACTGGCAAATGATCCACTTCCTTGGAAAG ATTGGCAGCAGTGATGCAGGTTGGACCCTGGGCTACATGCTGAACCTGACCAACATGATCCCTGCAGAGGAGCCAGCCGGGCCCCCTCTCTCCCACGGCAGCTACGTGGGGCTGATGGTGCTGTGCTCCCTTGTGCTGGTGTCTGTGCTCCTGTTTGCCTGGCTTCTCTTCCACAAGCCCAAGTGCCTGCAGAAGGGGATTGTTTAG
- the ENTPD1 gene encoding ectonucleoside triphosphate diphosphohydrolase 1 isoform X3, producing the protein MDEPKVTGTKPKMSSTRTILVILGFLSTLAVIALIAVAVTQNQPLPKNIKYGIVLDAGSSHTNLYVYEWPAEKENDTGVVKQVEVCKVEGPGISGYSHATEKAGPSLAQCLQQAKEVIPSAQHKETPVYLGATAGMRLLRLQNESAADKVLSSVGNTLRSAPFNFQGARIITGQEEGAYGWITINYLLGNFKQSGWKKLLHSLKSLSETSGALDLGGASTQITFVSKDLTSESPENQLYFRLYGKDYQVYTHSFLCYGKDQALQQKLARDFQTVENSSLPDPCFHKGYERTINISDFFKNPCTSDKKKQLPFSQLYIKGEGDYQKCRENIKELFNKSNCPYSTCSFNGIYLPPLQGDFGAFSAFYFVMNFLNLTSEPNPFALNKVTSTIESFCARPWQEVKTEYHHVKEKYLSEYCFSGAYILSLLENGYEFTADNWQMIHFLGKIGSSDAGWTLGYMLNLTNMIPAEEPAGPPLSHGSYVGLMVLCSLVLVSVLLFAWLLFHKPKCLQKGIV; encoded by the exons ATGGACGAGCCAAAGG TCACAGGTACCAAACCAAAGATGTCCTCAACCAGAACAATTCTAGTCATCCTGGGATTCCTCTCCACTTTGGCTGTAATTGCTTTAATTGCTGTAGCAGTGACCCAAAACCAGCCACTTCCGAAGAATATTAAG TATGGGATCGTGCTGGATGCGGGATCGTCCCACACCAACCTCTACGTGTACGAGTGGCCAGCAGAGAAGGAGAACGACACCGGGGTGGTGAAGCAGGTGGAGGTGTGTAAAGTTGAAG GCCCTGGGATCTCAGGTTACTCCCATGCCACAGAGAAGGCAGGCCCCTCTCTGGCACAGTGCCTACAACAAGCAAAAGAGGtgattccctcagcacagcacaaaGAGACACCCGTCTACCtcggagcaactgctggcatgCGGCTTCTCAG GTTGCAGAATGAAAGTGCAGCAGACAAAGTCTTGTCCTCTGTAGGAAACACACTACGCTCAGCTCCCTTCAACTTCCAGGGTGCCAGGATCATCACTGGTCAGGAAGAAGGAGCCTATGGATGGATCACCATTAACTACCTTCTGGGCAATTTCAAGCAG tctgGCTGGAAAAAGCTTCTGCACTCCCTGAAATCCTTAAGTGAGACATCAGGAGCACTAGACCTTGGAGGAGCCTCCACACAGATTACCTTTGTATCAAAGGACCTCACTTCTGAGTCCCCAGAGAACCAGCTCTACTTCCGTCTCTACGGCAAGGATTACCAAGTGTACACGCACAGCTTTCTCTGCTATGGGAAGGaccaggctctgcagcagaaACTGGCCAGGGAT TTTCAGACCGTGGAGAACAGCAGTCTACCTGACCCATGCTTTCACAAGGGTTATGAGAGGACTATAAATATTAGTGACTTCTTCAAAAACCCTTGCACATCAGACAAGAAAAAGCAATTGCCTTTCAGCCAGCTGTACATAAAGGGAGAGGGGGACTATCAGAAGTGCCGAGAAAACATCAAGGAACTCTTCAACAAAAGCAATTGTCCTTACTCCACTTGCTCCTTCAATGGGATATACCTACCTCCATTacaaggggattttggg gctttttctgctttctattTTGTGATGAACTTTTTGAACCTGACCAGTGAGCCAAACCCCTTTGCCCTGAACAAAGTGACCAGCACCATTGAGAGCTTCTGTGCCCGGCCTTGGCAAGAG GTGAAGACAGAATATCACCACGTCAAAGAAAAGTACCTGAGTGAATATTGCTTCTCTGGAGCCTACATCCTCTCTCTCCTGGAAAATGGCTATGAGTTCACTGCAGACAACTGGCAAATGATCCACTTCCTTGGAAAG ATTGGCAGCAGTGATGCAGGTTGGACCCTGGGCTACATGCTGAACCTGACCAACATGATCCCTGCAGAGGAGCCAGCCGGGCCCCCTCTCTCCCACGGCAGCTACGTGGGGCTGATGGTGCTGTGCTCCCTTGTGCTGGTGTCTGTGCTCCTGTTTGCCTGGCTTCTCTTCCACAAGCCCAAGTGCCTGCAGAAGGGGATTGTTTAG
- the ENTPD1 gene encoding ectonucleoside triphosphate diphosphohydrolase 1 isoform X2, whose product MHSYFLLSVTGTKPKMSSTRTILVILGFLSTLAVIALIAVAVTQNQPLPKNIKYGIVLDAGSSHTNLYVYEWPAEKENDTGVVKQVEVCKVEGPGISGYSHATEKAGPSLAQCLQQAKEVIPSAQHKETPVYLGATAGMRLLRLQNESAADKVLSSVGNTLRSAPFNFQGARIITGQEEGAYGWITINYLLGNFKQSGWKKLLHSLKSLSETSGALDLGGASTQITFVSKDLTSESPENQLYFRLYGKDYQVYTHSFLCYGKDQALQQKLARDFQTVENSSLPDPCFHKGYERTINISDFFKNPCTSDKKKQLPFSQLYIKGEGDYQKCRENIKELFNKSNCPYSTCSFNGIYLPPLQGDFGAFSAFYFVMNFLNLTSEPNPFALNKVTSTIESFCARPWQEVKTEYHHVKEKYLSEYCFSGAYILSLLENGYEFTADNWQMIHFLGKIGSSDAGWTLGYMLNLTNMIPAEEPAGPPLSHGSYVGLMVLCSLVLVSVLLFAWLLFHKPKCLQKGIV is encoded by the exons ATGCATTCTTACTTCCTACTCTCTG TCACAGGTACCAAACCAAAGATGTCCTCAACCAGAACAATTCTAGTCATCCTGGGATTCCTCTCCACTTTGGCTGTAATTGCTTTAATTGCTGTAGCAGTGACCCAAAACCAGCCACTTCCGAAGAATATTAAG TATGGGATCGTGCTGGATGCGGGATCGTCCCACACCAACCTCTACGTGTACGAGTGGCCAGCAGAGAAGGAGAACGACACCGGGGTGGTGAAGCAGGTGGAGGTGTGTAAAGTTGAAG GCCCTGGGATCTCAGGTTACTCCCATGCCACAGAGAAGGCAGGCCCCTCTCTGGCACAGTGCCTACAACAAGCAAAAGAGGtgattccctcagcacagcacaaaGAGACACCCGTCTACCtcggagcaactgctggcatgCGGCTTCTCAG GTTGCAGAATGAAAGTGCAGCAGACAAAGTCTTGTCCTCTGTAGGAAACACACTACGCTCAGCTCCCTTCAACTTCCAGGGTGCCAGGATCATCACTGGTCAGGAAGAAGGAGCCTATGGATGGATCACCATTAACTACCTTCTGGGCAATTTCAAGCAG tctgGCTGGAAAAAGCTTCTGCACTCCCTGAAATCCTTAAGTGAGACATCAGGAGCACTAGACCTTGGAGGAGCCTCCACACAGATTACCTTTGTATCAAAGGACCTCACTTCTGAGTCCCCAGAGAACCAGCTCTACTTCCGTCTCTACGGCAAGGATTACCAAGTGTACACGCACAGCTTTCTCTGCTATGGGAAGGaccaggctctgcagcagaaACTGGCCAGGGAT TTTCAGACCGTGGAGAACAGCAGTCTACCTGACCCATGCTTTCACAAGGGTTATGAGAGGACTATAAATATTAGTGACTTCTTCAAAAACCCTTGCACATCAGACAAGAAAAAGCAATTGCCTTTCAGCCAGCTGTACATAAAGGGAGAGGGGGACTATCAGAAGTGCCGAGAAAACATCAAGGAACTCTTCAACAAAAGCAATTGTCCTTACTCCACTTGCTCCTTCAATGGGATATACCTACCTCCATTacaaggggattttggg gctttttctgctttctattTTGTGATGAACTTTTTGAACCTGACCAGTGAGCCAAACCCCTTTGCCCTGAACAAAGTGACCAGCACCATTGAGAGCTTCTGTGCCCGGCCTTGGCAAGAG GTGAAGACAGAATATCACCACGTCAAAGAAAAGTACCTGAGTGAATATTGCTTCTCTGGAGCCTACATCCTCTCTCTCCTGGAAAATGGCTATGAGTTCACTGCAGACAACTGGCAAATGATCCACTTCCTTGGAAAG ATTGGCAGCAGTGATGCAGGTTGGACCCTGGGCTACATGCTGAACCTGACCAACATGATCCCTGCAGAGGAGCCAGCCGGGCCCCCTCTCTCCCACGGCAGCTACGTGGGGCTGATGGTGCTGTGCTCCCTTGTGCTGGTGTCTGTGCTCCTGTTTGCCTGGCTTCTCTTCCACAAGCCCAAGTGCCTGCAGAAGGGGATTGTTTAG